The Microcaecilia unicolor chromosome 6, aMicUni1.1, whole genome shotgun sequence genome includes a window with the following:
- the LOC115472307 gene encoding uncharacterized protein LOC115472307, with amino-acid sequence MDEWEKKISAGNPDPLGTIMKELLPNRPGQILPQNRKEVHSRDDSCSPNGDCESGIYISSPVKIFRPKPKNPQRCPIQSEIIKKFSAKPKSASGPLRADHTIGKGTLIQTVEVTESVTIHSDSTTSTTTSKDGIKPGRRVPTPRVRFEDESLKDAECRYQERVFLGKREESVEEYSVSKDHSQPEEMNINEVSGQRSLSCSQGMARQLTDESSKLQELPSTVAKQGWMGTDGVNIAQPNETELVTPDEISLNFPSHSPISSSLMSTEWQNHGEQRALKNANKPSDGNLSCLEVFHSSERDKGRYSPRLQVPPSKRQKEKLQISLETGSTDQTGSGAALKQTQRLRLKVSSSAHSSASTPAVDCNRHWPLMGSPEVRKQHSVKDISYLYSKVKKTLHSYVRRSPAQGSDSNIRQTGFTSELPNYTQLMDPPRLAKGISSEMHAPSTHHPVITSACNKRALFSESSSLHGSRDFSEEKDGKERRRMPCPVSTGPARFPRMLIKRAFVKRGPARNYLVHSTTSPL; translated from the exons ATGGATGAGTGGGAGAAGAAAATCTCTGCTGGAAATCCAGATCCTTTAGGAACAATCATGAAAGAACTTCTTCCCAACAGACCAGGACAAATTCTgccccaaaacagaaaggaagtACATAGCAGAGATG ATAGCTGCAGTCCGAACGGTGATTGTGAGTCTGGGATTTATATTTCTTCACCAGTCAAAATCTTCAG GCCTAAGCCAAAGAACCCTCAGAGATGTCCCATTCAGAGCGAAATCATCAAGAAGTTCTCAGCTAAACCCAAAAGTGCTTCTGGGCCCCTAAGAGCAGACCACACTATAGGAAAAGGCACATT AATACAGACTGTTGAGGTGACAGAGAGTGTGACGATCCATTCTGATTCAACCACCTCCACAACCACCTCAAAGGATGGCATCAAGCCAGGGAGACGAGTCCCGACACCTCGTGTACGCTTTGAAGATGAATCTTTGAAAGATGCAGAGTGTCGCTATCAGGAAAGGGTCTTTttaggaaagagggaagagagtgtGGAGGAATACTCAGTGTCCAAAGATcattcacaaccagaggaaaTGAATATCAATGAGGTTTCTGGTCAAAGGTCTCTATCATGCTCACAGGGAATGGCCAGACAGCTGACTGATGAATCTTCCAAGCTCCAAGAGTTACCTTCCACTGTGGCTAAGCAGGGCTGGATGGGTACAGATGGTGTAAATATTGCGCAGCCCAATGAAACAGAGCTAGTGACTCCGGATGAAATTAGTCTTAACTTTCCCAGCCATTCTCCCATTTCTTCTAGTTTAATGTCTACAGAATGGCAGAACCATGGAGAGCAAAGAGCCCTGAAGAATGCAAACAAGCCCAGTGATGGCAACCTTAGCTGCTTGGAGGTATTCCACAGCAGTGAGAGAGATAAGGGAAGATATTCACCAAGATTGCAGGTCCCACCATCCAAAAGACAAAAGGAAAAACTTCAGATTTCACTAGAAACTGGCTCAACAGACCAGACTGGGTCAGGAGCTGCTTTAAAGCAGACCCAGCGCCTGAGGCTGAAAGTGAGCTCTTCTGCCCACAGCTCAGCCTCCACTCCAGCTGTGGATTGCAATCGTCACTGGCCCTTGATGGGAAGCCCTGAAGTCAGGAAACAGCATTCAG TGAAGGACATTTCATATTTATACAGTAAAGTGAAAAAGACATTGCACAGCTATGTGAGGAGAAGCCCAGCCCAGGGTTCAGACAGCAATATAAGGCAGACAGGTTTCACCTCTGAGCTGCCAAACTATACACAGCTCATGGATCCACCAAGATTAGCCAAAGGCATAAG TTCAGAGATGCATGCACCTAGCACACACCATCCTGTCATCACTTCTGCATGTAATAAGAGAGCCCTTTTCTCAGAATCCTCATCACTCCATGGAAGCAGGGACTTCTCTGAAGAGAAGGATGGGAAGGAACGGAGGAGAATGCCCTGCCCAGTGAGCACAGGACCG GCACGTTTTCCTCGAATGCTTATAAAACGGGCATTTGTAAAGAGAGGACCAGCTCGGAATTACCTGGTGCACTCGACAACATCTCCTCTTTAA